The following proteins are co-located in the Flavobacterium sp. CECT 9288 genome:
- a CDS encoding ATP-binding protein — translation MDQKKSYIPIKVFLGYLLLVLLFGSVGWFLYSENKSFTRPEKSISDKNDAVLKVSTVLSDLYKTESLARIAIQSDSETDFKQYVAKTRTLTIAIDSLKTAVSTPDQVQLLNSVQILLSKKTQNILQLKAIKNKTEDETAVSSAITDLTKMESSMRKLQLEDFVKNPAEMADYQRNVLKKYVAYLNQNIPDDSSNTLSKKESDSIISTSKMLLNQVKTETANKKNLLILEENKLLQNGLSISEQLRKVLETIEREIIANTAKNFTEREKSLQKTNQIVTSAAIIGLVLTLLFLILILNDFSKTQSYKKQLETANLKAKKLLTSREQLISTVSHDLKTPLSTIVGYTELLGNSDLSSKQLHFTKNIKGSSDYISKLVQDLLDFTQIEAGKITIEKISFSLPESIKEISTSIQAVYAHKTIELLLDIDSDLEQRIIGDPFRLRQIISNIVGNAFKFTEKGFIKITAKANRKSKIITILIEDSGIGIAAKNQELIFEEFTQADDQIEKKYGGTGLGLTISKKMASILGGDLNLKSELGKGSIFEIQIPLQYDTTTLDHLSAPANELQSKRIAVLIDDDHNLLQLTTEVLQQHDFIVYPFGKATETLNWIENHAFDLIITDIQMPVMDGFLFIKELQNAQKTNYDKQPIIAVTGRNDLSLADYTEAGFITVVRKPYSPKILLNTIHAIYNNSEIPNQKVKNKKTKTPEKLYSLKELKAFLPDDTQGLSDILQSFMSGTLEAMTLLEQAVLTNNRLDINEIAHKMNPMFKQIKAVHISTILDQLENKDTSSEEFHALLLDLKDKIPVLFALLNKELH, via the coding sequence ATGGATCAAAAAAAAAGCTACATCCCTATAAAAGTTTTTCTAGGCTACCTTCTGTTGGTACTCCTCTTTGGTAGTGTCGGGTGGTTTTTATACTCCGAAAATAAAAGTTTCACTCGACCTGAAAAAAGTATTTCTGATAAAAATGATGCTGTATTAAAAGTAAGTACTGTATTATCTGACTTATACAAAACAGAAAGTTTGGCTCGAATAGCCATTCAGTCTGATTCAGAAACTGATTTTAAGCAGTACGTAGCTAAAACCAGAACCTTGACTATTGCAATTGACTCCTTGAAAACTGCTGTATCTACGCCAGACCAAGTACAATTGCTGAATAGTGTTCAGATTTTGTTGTCTAAAAAAACCCAAAACATTCTACAGTTAAAAGCCATAAAAAATAAAACCGAAGATGAAACCGCTGTTAGCAGTGCCATAACCGATTTGACAAAAATGGAGTCTTCCATGCGGAAGCTACAATTAGAAGATTTTGTAAAAAATCCAGCGGAAATGGCAGATTATCAGCGCAATGTTTTAAAAAAATATGTTGCTTATTTAAACCAAAATATCCCTGATGATAGTAGCAACACTTTAAGCAAAAAAGAATCAGACTCTATTATTAGTACTTCAAAAATGCTTTTAAATCAAGTAAAAACGGAGACCGCAAATAAAAAAAATTTACTGATCCTAGAGGAAAATAAACTACTTCAAAACGGACTTTCTATTTCTGAACAATTGCGTAAAGTACTTGAAACAATTGAAAGAGAAATTATTGCGAACACAGCGAAAAACTTTACTGAAAGAGAAAAATCATTACAAAAAACCAATCAAATAGTCACGAGTGCAGCTATTATTGGGCTGGTATTGACGCTCTTATTTTTAATTCTTATTTTAAATGATTTTTCAAAAACACAGTCCTATAAAAAACAATTAGAAACTGCTAATCTCAAGGCAAAAAAACTACTAACCAGCAGAGAACAACTGATTTCTACGGTGAGTCATGATTTAAAAACACCTTTGAGCACGATTGTAGGGTACACAGAGTTATTAGGAAACTCAGACTTAAGCTCGAAACAATTACATTTTACCAAAAACATAAAGGGTTCATCTGACTATATTTCTAAACTAGTTCAAGACTTGCTGGATTTCACTCAAATTGAAGCTGGAAAAATTACTATCGAGAAAATCTCTTTTTCACTGCCTGAAAGTATAAAAGAAATCAGTACCAGCATACAAGCCGTTTACGCACATAAAACAATAGAATTGCTACTGGATATTGATTCGGATTTAGAACAAAGAATAATTGGAGACCCTTTTAGATTGCGACAAATAATATCAAACATCGTAGGGAATGCGTTCAAGTTTACTGAAAAAGGTTTTATTAAAATTACCGCAAAAGCGAACAGAAAGTCCAAAATAATCACAATCCTAATTGAAGATTCAGGAATAGGAATAGCGGCAAAAAATCAAGAATTAATTTTTGAAGAATTTACACAAGCAGACGATCAAATTGAAAAAAAATATGGCGGAACCGGCCTTGGCCTAACCATCTCTAAAAAAATGGCTAGTATTTTAGGTGGTGATTTAAACTTAAAAAGTGAATTAGGTAAAGGAAGTATCTTCGAAATTCAAATTCCGTTGCAATATGACACGACAACGCTAGATCATTTATCTGCTCCAGCAAACGAATTGCAAAGCAAACGAATTGCGGTTCTTATTGACGACGATCACAACCTATTGCAATTAACTACCGAAGTATTGCAACAACATGACTTTATCGTATATCCTTTTGGTAAAGCAACTGAGACACTGAACTGGATTGAAAACCACGCATTTGACCTAATTATAACCGACATTCAAATGCCTGTTATGGATGGATTTTTATTTATCAAAGAATTACAAAATGCCCAAAAAACCAATTATGACAAGCAACCTATTATTGCCGTTACTGGTAGAAATGATTTGAGTCTAGCCGACTATACAGAAGCTGGATTTATTACAGTGGTAAGAAAACCGTATTCCCCAAAAATATTGCTTAATACCATACATGCAATTTATAATAATAGCGAAATTCCCAACCAAAAAGTAAAAAATAAAAAGACCAAAACTCCTGAGAAACTGTATTCATTAAAAGAACTGAAAGCTTTTTTACCCGATGATACTCAAGGTCTAAGTGATATTTTGCAATCTTTCATGTCTGGAACACTTGAAGCTATGACCTTATTAGAACAAGCGGTACTTACAAACAACCGTCTTGATATTAACGAAATTGCTCATAAAATGAATCCCATGTTTAAGCAAATCAAAGCAGTACACATTAGTACTATTTTAGACCAATTGGAAAACAAAGACACTTCTAGTGAAGAATTTCATGCTTTGCTACTAGATTTAAAAGATAAAATACCGGTACTTTTTGCACTTTTAAACAAGGAACTGCATTAA
- the accB gene encoding acetyl-CoA carboxylase biotin carboxyl carrier protein — protein MDLKEIQNLIKFVANSGVAEVKLEMDDVKITIRTTLEGNVTETTYVQQMPAQAAIPQAVAPQQIAPVAATPEAPAVENAHYVTIKSPIIGTFYRKPSPDKPMFVEVGKSIGKGDVLCVIEAMKLFNEIESEVSGKIVKILVDDMSPVEFDQPLFLVDPS, from the coding sequence ATGGATTTAAAAGAAATTCAAAATCTAATCAAGTTTGTAGCAAATTCAGGTGTTGCAGAAGTTAAATTAGAAATGGATGATGTGAAAATTACCATTAGAACCACTTTAGAAGGAAATGTAACTGAGACTACATATGTACAACAAATGCCAGCTCAGGCTGCAATTCCTCAGGCAGTAGCGCCTCAACAAATTGCTCCAGTTGCAGCAACTCCAGAAGCACCAGCTGTAGAGAACGCACATTATGTTACTATAAAGTCACCAATTATTGGTACTTTCTATAGAAAACCATCACCAGACAAACCAATGTTTGTTGAAGTAGGTAAATCAATTGGAAAAGGTGATGTTTTATGTGTAATTGAAGCCATGAAATTATTTAACGAAATTGAGTCTGAAGTTTCAGGTAAAATTGTTAAAATATTGGTAGACGATATGTCGCCAGTTGAGTTTGATCAACCGTTATTTTTAGTTGATCCATCATAA
- the mtgA gene encoding monofunctional biosynthetic peptidoglycan transglycosylase produces the protein MGTRITPKKSKQPVKKSTSSIGSKISRFLLKVLLWFFGLSLFFVVFFKFVPVPFTPLMVIRVFENKVAGKEVFFSHDWEPIENISMNLQKAVIASEDGTFLTHNGFDFVAMQKAYKSNERGRRIKGGSTISQQTAKNVFLWQGRSYLRKGLEAYFTVLIELIWGKERIMEVYLNSIEMGNGVYGAQAAAEHWYRKGASSMTPKQAAGIAAILPNPRKYSATSSSTYINNRKAKIVRIMRTVGKVNYPK, from the coding sequence ATGGGAACACGAATTACACCAAAAAAATCCAAACAACCCGTCAAAAAAAGCACAAGCTCTATTGGCAGTAAGATCAGTAGGTTTTTGCTCAAAGTATTGCTTTGGTTTTTTGGGCTATCTCTTTTTTTTGTGGTTTTTTTTAAGTTTGTCCCAGTGCCCTTTACGCCTTTGATGGTTATTAGAGTTTTTGAAAATAAAGTTGCTGGTAAAGAAGTTTTTTTCAGTCACGACTGGGAACCCATTGAGAATATTTCCATGAATTTACAAAAAGCAGTTATTGCTAGTGAGGATGGGACGTTCCTAACGCATAATGGTTTTGATTTTGTAGCTATGCAAAAAGCTTATAAAAGTAACGAGAGAGGTCGCCGTATAAAAGGGGGAAGCACCATATCCCAACAAACTGCAAAAAATGTTTTTTTATGGCAAGGCCGTAGTTATTTGCGAAAAGGTTTAGAAGCTTATTTCACAGTTTTGATTGAACTTATATGGGGCAAAGAACGCATTATGGAGGTTTACCTGAACAGTATTGAAATGGGTAATGGTGTTTACGGAGCGCAAGCGGCAGCTGAACACTGGTACCGAAAAGGAGCTTCAAGCATGACCCCGAAGCAAGCTGCTGGTATAGCTGCCATATTACCCAATCCTCGGAAATACTCAGCAACAAGTTCCTCAACATATATTAATAACCGAAAGGCTAAAATTGTTAGGATTATGAGGACTGTAGGTAAAGTCAATTATCCTAAGTAG
- a CDS encoding sigma-54 dependent transcriptional regulator: MAKILLIEDDVPFCKLVEKFLVKKSFEVVTAFSAAEARIILKTNEFDLVITDVRLPDFDGVLLMSEIKAIFPDVPVLLMTGYADVSTAVKAIKNGAADYISKPFNPEEVLLVIANALRQDENVQPTKTEKSPKKVKQPVEKSSSTFVKGISKASLKLAEYIQLVSPTTMSVLIIGESGTGKEVIAKSIHENSARKNTNFIAVDCGSIPKELAASEFFGHVKGSFTGAIQDKIGFFEAANNGTIFLDEIGNLSYENQIQLLRALQERKIKPVGSNKEIAVDIRIITATNEDLREAVKKGDFREDLYHRINEFSIHSPSLVERNEDLMLFADFFLEKANQELQKNVIGFSAEVLSIFQNYRWPGNLRELQNCIKRATLLTAGDFVEKEALPAEFFQSTDKLSDDFSLSENEKEAILEALSRTNNNKTEAAKLLKINRKTLYNKLKLYDIS; this comes from the coding sequence ATGGCTAAAATTTTGTTGATAGAGGATGATGTGCCTTTTTGTAAATTAGTAGAAAAATTCCTGGTTAAAAAATCTTTTGAAGTAGTTACTGCATTTTCAGCTGCTGAAGCGAGGATTATATTGAAAACTAATGAATTTGACCTCGTAATCACAGATGTACGACTACCAGATTTTGATGGAGTTTTACTTATGTCTGAAATAAAAGCAATCTTTCCTGACGTTCCCGTATTACTAATGACTGGATATGCCGATGTGAGTACGGCAGTTAAAGCAATAAAAAATGGCGCAGCAGATTATATTTCGAAACCTTTTAATCCGGAGGAAGTTCTGTTGGTAATTGCAAATGCATTGCGACAGGATGAAAATGTACAACCCACTAAAACCGAAAAGAGTCCTAAAAAAGTAAAACAACCTGTAGAGAAATCTAGTAGTACTTTTGTAAAAGGCATTTCAAAAGCTTCATTAAAGCTTGCAGAGTACATACAATTGGTAAGTCCCACTACAATGTCTGTATTAATCATTGGCGAAAGCGGAACTGGAAAAGAGGTGATTGCTAAAAGTATTCATGAAAATAGCGCCCGCAAAAACACCAATTTCATTGCTGTTGATTGTGGATCAATCCCAAAAGAGTTAGCAGCTAGTGAATTTTTTGGTCATGTAAAAGGTTCTTTCACAGGAGCTATTCAAGATAAAATTGGTTTTTTTGAAGCAGCAAATAATGGAACCATTTTTTTAGACGAAATAGGAAATCTTTCATACGAGAATCAAATACAGCTTTTACGAGCTTTACAAGAAAGAAAAATAAAACCTGTAGGAAGCAATAAAGAAATTGCTGTGGATATCCGAATTATTACAGCTACCAATGAAGACTTGAGGGAAGCGGTTAAGAAAGGAGATTTCCGAGAAGATTTGTACCATAGAATCAATGAGTTTTCTATTCATTCTCCTTCTTTAGTAGAACGAAATGAAGATTTAATGCTGTTTGCTGATTTTTTTCTTGAAAAAGCAAATCAAGAACTACAAAAAAATGTCATTGGATTTTCAGCAGAGGTCTTGAGTATTTTTCAAAATTACAGATGGCCAGGAAATCTAAGAGAATTACAAAATTGCATTAAGCGCGCTACGCTTTTAACAGCGGGAGATTTTGTAGAGAAAGAAGCATTACCAGCTGAATTTTTTCAAAGTACAGACAAGCTAAGTGATGATTTTTCGTTATCAGAAAACGAAAAAGAAGCTATTCTAGAAGCCTTGTCCAGAACAAATAACAATAAAACAGAAGCGGCTAAATTACTTAAAATCAATAGAAAAACATTGTATAATAAATTAAAGCTATACGATATCAGTTAA
- a CDS encoding FAD-binding oxidoreductase, whose protein sequence is MDLSYWELKNWFTNVDYTIVGSGIVGLHAALRLRERFPDSKILVLEKGVLPQGASTKNAGFACFGSLSEVIDDLRTHTEEEVVQLIQKRWQGLQLLRNKLGDAAIDFKPHGGYELFLDGDQDVFQDCLGKLPFINEILKSLFKSNVFAKEIDRFGFKGIHEYLIFNPFEAQIDTGKMMHALLKEAIAKNILILNTQTVTDFHDTGNQVTVALGSFSYSTKKLFFATNGFAQKLTQNAVQPARAQVVITEPITDLDIKGTFHLDRGYYYFRNIDNRILLGGGRNLDFATENTTEFGQTEIVQKKLEQLLKEVILPNHDFKIAHSWSGIMGIGTSKNPIVSALSDNVYCGVRLGGMGVAIGSLIGTELADLL, encoded by the coding sequence ATGGATTTGAGTTACTGGGAATTGAAAAACTGGTTTACTAATGTAGATTATACCATTGTAGGAAGTGGTATCGTGGGCTTGCATGCTGCTTTGCGCTTGCGCGAAAGATTTCCAGACAGCAAGATATTAGTTTTAGAAAAAGGTGTTTTGCCACAGGGAGCAAGCACTAAGAATGCTGGTTTTGCTTGTTTTGGTAGTCTTTCTGAGGTTATAGACGATTTAAGAACACACACAGAGGAAGAAGTTGTTCAATTGATACAGAAAAGATGGCAAGGACTGCAATTACTGAGAAACAAACTTGGAGATGCTGCCATTGATTTTAAACCTCATGGGGGTTATGAACTTTTTTTAGACGGAGACCAAGATGTTTTTCAGGACTGTTTGGGGAAACTTCCTTTTATCAATGAAATTTTAAAGTCTCTGTTTAAATCGAATGTTTTTGCAAAAGAAATAGATCGTTTTGGGTTTAAAGGAATTCATGAATACCTTATTTTTAATCCTTTTGAGGCTCAAATTGATACCGGAAAAATGATGCATGCTTTGCTCAAAGAGGCAATAGCAAAGAATATTTTAATCCTAAATACACAAACGGTTACCGATTTTCATGACACTGGAAACCAGGTTACTGTAGCGTTAGGTTCGTTTAGTTATAGTACTAAAAAATTGTTTTTTGCTACTAATGGTTTTGCTCAAAAATTAACGCAAAATGCGGTGCAACCAGCAAGAGCTCAGGTTGTTATTACAGAGCCTATTACTGATTTAGACATTAAGGGAACTTTTCATTTAGACCGAGGTTATTATTATTTCAGGAATATTGACAATAGGATTTTATTAGGTGGTGGCAGAAATCTAGATTTTGCAACAGAAAACACCACTGAATTTGGTCAGACAGAAATTGTGCAAAAAAAATTGGAACAACTCTTAAAAGAAGTAATTTTGCCAAATCATGATTTTAAAATAGCGCATAGCTGGAGCGGAATCATGGGAATAGGAACAAGTAAGAATCCCATTGTTTCGGCTCTTTCAGACAACGTGTATTGCGGTGTGCGTCTAGGAGGAATGGGTGTTGCAATAGGAAGTTTAATAGGTACAGAATTAGCAGATTTATTATAA
- a CDS encoding S9 family peptidase: MKKTLFISLLMISLNTMAQNTMTPELLWKLGRVTPLGISLDGKNVIYKVSTPSVSDNKSESKMYALPLDGGNPTEIKDTKDILKDKNISPDGKYVVYHEEVKVEKVHGKDFYPELQKSDVQIYDGLNYRHWDTWNEGKYNHVFFKENKDGALGIDIQEGENFDSPQKPFGGDEDYIWSPDSKNIYFVCKKKAGTEYAISTNTNIFEYNLETKKTTNITEENQGYDTTPQFSPSGNLTWLQMKRDGYEADKNDIVVLFKGIKINLTANWDGTVDHYMWSADGKKVYFVAPIDGTKQLFEVNFPGATRIAITVRQLTESDFDVNDLIGFTGENILVTRTDMNHASEIYSYNLSKKTWKQLSNVNTATYSTLALSKTEKRYVTTTDGKKMLVWVVLPPNFDASKKYPTLLYCQGGPQSALTQFYSYRWNLQLMAANGYIVVAPNRRGMPGHGVAWNEEISKDWGGQVMDDYLSAIDAMAKENYVDNTRLGCVGASYGGYSVFYLAGIHNNRFKTFIAHDGVYNTQSMFGTTEEVFFSNWDFGGAYWEKNNATAQKTYTTFNPMNLVEKWNKPILIIQGGKDFRVPIGQGQEAFQAAQLRGLKSRFLYFPEENHWVLKPQNALVWQTEFFKWLKETL; this comes from the coding sequence ATGAAAAAAACACTTTTTATATCCTTACTAATGATCAGTTTAAACACAATGGCACAAAATACAATGACTCCAGAATTACTCTGGAAACTAGGTCGAGTAACCCCGCTAGGAATCTCCTTAGATGGAAAAAATGTGATTTACAAAGTCAGCACGCCTTCTGTTTCAGACAATAAATCCGAATCAAAAATGTATGCGCTTCCCTTAGATGGTGGAAATCCTACCGAAATTAAAGATACAAAAGACATTCTGAAAGACAAAAATATTTCGCCAGATGGGAAATACGTGGTGTACCACGAAGAAGTAAAGGTTGAAAAAGTGCACGGAAAAGATTTTTATCCAGAACTTCAAAAATCAGACGTGCAAATCTACGATGGATTGAATTACCGCCATTGGGACACTTGGAATGAAGGCAAATACAACCATGTTTTTTTTAAAGAAAATAAAGATGGTGCGCTAGGAATTGACATCCAAGAAGGAGAAAACTTTGATAGTCCACAAAAACCTTTTGGTGGTGACGAAGATTATATTTGGTCTCCAGACAGCAAAAATATTTATTTCGTGTGCAAGAAAAAAGCGGGTACTGAATATGCTATTTCTACCAACACCAATATCTTTGAGTACAATCTAGAGACAAAAAAAACTACAAACATAACCGAAGAAAACCAAGGTTATGATACCACTCCACAGTTTTCACCAAGCGGGAATTTAACATGGCTACAAATGAAACGCGATGGGTATGAAGCAGACAAAAATGACATCGTAGTTCTTTTTAAAGGAATAAAGATAAACCTTACCGCAAATTGGGATGGTACAGTAGATCATTATATGTGGAGTGCTGATGGAAAGAAAGTTTATTTTGTAGCCCCAATTGATGGGACAAAACAGCTTTTTGAAGTGAATTTTCCTGGCGCAACACGCATTGCCATAACAGTTCGTCAACTAACCGAAAGTGATTTTGATGTGAATGATCTTATTGGTTTTACTGGTGAAAACATTCTAGTGACACGAACCGATATGAATCATGCTTCAGAAATATACTCTTATAATTTGAGTAAAAAGACTTGGAAACAACTATCGAATGTTAATACTGCTACGTACTCCACTTTGGCGCTAAGCAAAACGGAAAAACGATATGTAACCACTACAGATGGCAAAAAAATGTTAGTTTGGGTGGTACTTCCTCCTAATTTTGACGCTTCAAAAAAATACCCGACACTCTTGTATTGCCAAGGCGGACCACAATCTGCATTGACCCAATTTTACTCCTACAGATGGAATTTACAATTAATGGCAGCTAATGGATATATCGTGGTAGCTCCTAATCGTCGTGGCATGCCGGGTCATGGAGTGGCTTGGAATGAGGAAATCAGTAAGGACTGGGGCGGGCAGGTTATGGATGATTACCTATCAGCCATTGATGCTATGGCCAAAGAAAATTACGTAGACAATACTAGATTAGGATGTGTGGGAGCTAGCTATGGTGGATACTCTGTTTTTTATTTAGCAGGTATTCACAACAACCGCTTCAAAACATTTATCGCCCATGATGGGGTCTACAATACTCAAAGCATGTTTGGGACAACCGAAGAAGTTTTCTTTAGCAATTGGGATTTTGGTGGAGCTTATTGGGAGAAAAACAATGCCACTGCTCAAAAAACATACACCACATTCAACCCGATGAATTTAGTAGAAAAATGGAACAAACCAATTTTAATCATTCAAGGTGGAAAAGACTTTCGTGTACCCATAGGACAAGGACAAGAAGCTTTTCAGGCGGCTCAACTTCGCGGTTTAAAAAGTAGATTTCTATACTTCCCCGAAGAAAATCACTGGGTTTTAAAACCACAAAATGCTTTAGTTTGGCAAACTGAATTTTTCAAATGGCTTAAAGAAACCCTATAA
- a CDS encoding enoyl-CoA hydratase/isomerase family protein encodes MISENAKGSLETSINNRVATVTFSHPSSNSFPRELLNRLTAEFSTLDQNPNVSVIVIQSSGTGAFCAGASFDELLAVQDEVAGTHFFSGFANLINAMRNCSKLIIGRVHGKAVGGGVGIASACDYVMATQHAAIKLSELAIGIGPFVIEPAVTRKIGKTAMSEMTLAAQEWKSAEWAKSKGLYAVVCDSTEELDLAVSNFSNTLSSYNPEALLEMKKVLWEGTQNWDTLLLDRAAISGKLVLSEFTKNALAQFKK; translated from the coding sequence ATGATTTCTGAAAACGCAAAGGGTTCCTTAGAGACCAGCATCAATAATAGAGTAGCAACGGTAACTTTTAGTCATCCCTCAAGTAACTCCTTTCCAAGAGAACTATTAAATCGCTTGACAGCTGAATTTAGTACATTAGACCAAAACCCAAACGTGTCTGTAATTGTGATTCAAAGTAGTGGTACTGGAGCGTTTTGTGCAGGTGCTTCTTTTGATGAGTTGCTTGCGGTACAAGATGAGGTTGCTGGTACACATTTTTTCTCTGGTTTTGCAAACTTGATAAATGCCATGCGCAACTGTTCTAAACTTATTATAGGCAGAGTGCATGGAAAAGCAGTAGGAGGTGGAGTAGGAATTGCATCGGCTTGTGATTACGTGATGGCTACGCAGCATGCCGCTATAAAATTATCAGAACTAGCCATAGGAATAGGGCCTTTTGTAATAGAACCTGCTGTAACCCGAAAAATAGGGAAAACAGCAATGTCCGAAATGACTCTTGCGGCACAGGAATGGAAGTCGGCTGAATGGGCCAAATCAAAAGGGCTCTATGCAGTAGTTTGTGACAGTACAGAGGAGCTGGATCTTGCGGTAAGTAATTTTAGCAACACTTTATCAAGTTATAACCCCGAGGCATTACTGGAAATGAAAAAAGTACTGTGGGAAGGAACACAAAATTGGGACACGCTTTTATTAGATCGTGCTGCTATTTCGGGGAAGTTGGTTTTGTCTGAATTTACTAAAAATGCTTTAGCACAGTTTAAAAAATAG
- the accC gene encoding acetyl-CoA carboxylase biotin carboxylase subunit, translated as MFKKILIANRGEIALRVIRTCKEMGIKTVAVYSTADADSLHVKFADEAVCIGPPPSNLSYLKMSNIIAAAEITNADAIHPGYGFLSENSKFSKICQEHGIKFIGASPEMIDRMGDKASAKATMIEAGVPCVPGSVGILESYEQALGLAREFGFPVMLKATAGGGGKGMRAVWKEEDLLKAWESARQESAAAFGNDGMYLEKLIEEPRHIEIQVVGDAYGKACHLSERDCSVQRRHQKLTEETPSPFMTDELRQAMGAAAVKAAEFIKYEGAGTVEFLVDKHRNFYFMEMNTRIQVEHPITEQVIDYDLIREQILVAAGVPISGKNYLPQLHAIECRINAEDPYNDFRPSPGKITTLHMPGGHGVRLDTHVYSGYTIPPNYDSMIAKLITTAQSREEAISKMRRALDEFVIEGIKTTIPFHRQLMDDPRYIAGDYTTAFMDTFKMNDPE; from the coding sequence ATGTTTAAAAAAATATTAATTGCAAATAGAGGTGAGATTGCATTGCGCGTTATTAGAACGTGTAAAGAAATGGGCATAAAAACAGTTGCAGTATACTCTACTGCTGATGCTGATAGTTTGCACGTTAAATTTGCTGACGAAGCGGTTTGTATAGGGCCTCCTCCAAGTAATTTATCTTACTTAAAAATGTCAAATATTATTGCAGCTGCCGAGATTACAAACGCAGATGCAATTCATCCAGGGTATGGTTTTTTATCTGAAAATTCAAAATTTTCAAAGATATGCCAAGAACACGGAATCAAATTCATTGGTGCTTCGCCAGAAATGATTGATAGAATGGGAGACAAAGCCTCTGCCAAAGCTACAATGATTGAAGCAGGTGTTCCATGTGTTCCAGGTTCAGTTGGAATTTTAGAATCGTATGAGCAAGCTTTAGGGTTAGCAAGAGAATTCGGATTTCCAGTTATGTTAAAAGCTACTGCCGGTGGTGGTGGAAAAGGAATGCGTGCTGTTTGGAAAGAAGAAGATTTATTGAAAGCGTGGGAAAGTGCTCGTCAAGAGTCGGCTGCAGCTTTTGGTAATGACGGAATGTATCTTGAAAAATTAATCGAGGAACCACGTCATATCGAAATTCAAGTTGTGGGTGATGCTTACGGTAAAGCCTGTCACTTATCTGAAAGAGATTGTTCTGTACAAAGACGTCATCAAAAACTTACTGAAGAAACTCCTTCACCTTTCATGACTGACGAATTGCGTCAAGCTATGGGTGCTGCAGCAGTAAAAGCTGCTGAGTTTATCAAGTATGAAGGTGCTGGAACAGTAGAATTCTTAGTAGATAAGCACCGCAACTTCTACTTTATGGAAATGAATACGCGTATTCAAGTAGAACATCCTATTACTGAACAAGTAATTGACTATGACTTGATACGAGAGCAAATCCTTGTTGCTGCAGGTGTGCCTATTTCTGGTAAAAACTATTTACCACAATTACACGCTATTGAGTGTCGTATTAATGCAGAAGATCCTTATAATGATTTTCGCCCTTCACCAGGAAAAATTACTACGTTGCACATGCCAGGCGGACATGGTGTACGCTTAGATACACACGTGTATTCTGGTTATACAATTCCTCCAAATTACGATTCTATGATTGCAAAACTTATTACTACTGCTCAATCTCGTGAAGAAGCAATTAGTAAAATGAGAAGAGCATTAGATGAATTTGTAATTGAAGGTATTAAAACAACTATCCCATTCCACAGACAATTGATGGATGATCCACGATACATTGCGGGAGATTATACTACTGCTTTTATGGATACTTTTAAAATGAACGATCCTGAATAA